A section of the Humulus lupulus chromosome 2, drHumLupu1.1, whole genome shotgun sequence genome encodes:
- the LOC133819879 gene encoding pentatricopeptide repeat-containing protein At4g14050, mitochondrial, with translation MLTSHYLHQLKLCAKSRTPSTVKKLHAQLIKSGIDSWEPLPNTLLDVYGKCTLVKDALQVFDQMPQRDHVSWASVLTAHNQANLPIRTISMFITMSAVDGLQPDHFVFASIVKACACLNDVRLGKQVHGRFMLSAYCRDDVVKSSLVDMYAKCGLVGDAYAVFCSISLKNSASWTAMISGYARSGQKEDAVRLFERMPFRNLFTWTALISGLVQSGNGTDAFHFFIDMRRERIDIVDPLVLSSIVGACANLAVLELGKQVHGLVISLGYDSCLYISNALVDMYAKCSDILNANEIFGSMQQRDVVSWTSIIVGAAQHGRAKEALALYDKMLVAGVKPNEVTFVGLLYACSHVGLVNRGRALFKSMIKDYGITPSLQHYTCFVDLLSRSGHLDEAENVINLIPFELDEAIWAALLTSCKNRGNTQTGIRIANHLLSTKLEDPSTYIMLSNVYAGANMWENVSKVRKLMASLEVKKKPGYSSIEFGKERQVFYAGETYHHPMRDEIFGLLKELDEEMRRRGYIPDTSSVLHDMEQQEKERQLFSHSERLAVAYGLLKAVPGTVIRIVKNLRVCGDCHTVLKFISSIVKREIVVRDANRYHHFNEGNCSCNDFW, from the coding sequence ATGCTAACTTCTCATTACCTTCACCAACTCAAGCTCTGTGCCAAAAGCCGAACCCCTTCTACCGTCAAGAAACTCCATGCCCAACTCATCAAATCAGGGATAGACTCATGGGAGCCTTTGCCCAACACCCTTTTGGATGTGTATGGCAAATGCACTCTCGTCAAAGACGCCCTCCAAGTGTTCGACCAAATGCCTCAAAGAGACCATGTTTCATGGGCATCAGTTCTCACTGCCCACAACCAGGCTAACCTTCCCATTCGAACAATCTCAATGTTTATCACCATGTCCGCCGTTGATGGATTGCAACCAGACCATTTTGTGTTTGCAAGCATTGTCAAAGCCTGTGCTTGCTTAAATGATGTTAGACTTGGAAAACAAGTTCATGGGCGATTTATGTTGTCGGCTTATTGTCGTGACGATGTCGTGAAGTCTTCATTGGTTGACATGTATGCAAAATGTGGATTGGTTGGTGATGCTTATGCTGTTTtttgttcaatttctttgaaaaattCAGCTTCTTGGACTGCTATGATTTCCGGCTATGCTCGTAGTGGACAAAAAGAGGATGCTGTAAGATTGTTTGAGAGGATGCCGTTTAGGAATTTGTTTACTTGGACGGCATTGATATCTGGGTTGGTACAGAGTGGGAATGGGACAGATGCCTTTCATTTTTTTATTGACATGAGAAGAGAAAGAATTGATATAGTTGACCCTTTAGTTCTTTCAAGCATTGTGGGTGCTTGTGCTAATTTGGCTGTGCTGGAGCTTGGAAAGCAGGTTCATGGCCTGGTTATATCTCTGGGGTATGACTCTTGCTTGTATATAAGTAATGCACTAGTAGATATGTATGCTAAATGTAGTGATATTTTAAATGCAAATGAAATTTTTGGTAGTATGCAACAAAGGGATGTGGTTTCTTGGACATCAATAATTGTTGGGGCTGCTCAGCATGGGCGAGCCAAGGAGGCATTGGCTTTGTACGACAAGATGCTTGTGGCTGGAGTTAAGCCAAATGAAGTTACCTTCGTTGGTTTGCTCTATGCTTGTAGCCATGTTGGGTTAGTCAACAGAGGACGAGCTCTTTTCAAATCAATGATCAAGGATTATGGAATTACTCCCTCTCTTCAGCACTACACATGCTTTGTGGATCTTCTTAGTCGATCTGGACACCTCGATGAGGCTGAGAATGTTATAAATTTGATCCCCTTCGAGCTTGATGAAGCCATATGGGCAGCTTTGTTAACTTCTTGCAAGAATCGCGGAAATACTCAGACGGGGATTAGGATCGCGAATCATCTTCTGAGTACAAAACTTGAAGATCCTTCTACCTATATCATGTTATCTAATGTCTATGCTGGAGCTAATATGTGGGAAAATGTGTCAAAGGTGAGAAAGCTGATGGCTTCTCTGGAAGTTAAGAAGAAACCAGGTTATAGCTCCATTGAGTTTGGAAAGGAAAGGCAGGTGTTTTATGCTGGAGAGACATATCATCATCCCATGAGGGATGAGATTTTCGGTTTGCTCAAGGAACTAGATGAAGAAATGAGGAGAAGAGGCTACATTCCTGACACTAGCTCAGTTTTACATGACATGGAGCAGCAGGAGAAGGAGAGGCAACTGTTTTCGCATAGCGAGAGGTTGGCTGTAGCTTACGGGCTGCTGAAGGCTGTACCGGGGACAGTAATCCGGATAGTGAAGAACCTTCGTGTTTGTGGAGATTGTCACACTGTCTTGAAATTCATAAGCAGTATTGTGAAGAGGGAGATTGTTGTTAGAGATGCCAATAGATATCATCATTTCAACGAAGGGAATTGCTCGTGCAATGATTTTTGGTGA
- the LOC133819882 gene encoding selenium-binding protein 2-like isoform X4 — MATDVVVLRHGSAVEASSCKAGPGYASPREAMAGPKEALLYVTCLYTGTGRQKPDYLATVDVDPTSPTYSTVIHRLFMPYLGDELHHTGWNSCSSCHTDPSAQRRFLIVPGLVSGLIYVVDTKTDLKAPSLHKVVESEEIVQKTGLAFPHTSHCLASGEIMVSCLGDKNGNAKGNGFLLLDSEFNVKGRWEKEGHSPEFGYDFWYQPRHKTMISSSMGAPATFTKGFNLEDVSNGLYGRHLYVYNWPGGELKQTLDLGNTGIIPLEVVISVKPLKYNIEDPKNPKLTGQVWVGGQIQKGSPVLAEGEDGQTFQFDVPKIQGQKLRGGPHRMQMSLDGKRLYVTNSLLSSWDCQFYPEIMEKGSHMLQLDVDSENGGLAINPNFFVDFGAEPDGPSLAHEMRYPGGDCTSDIWV; from the exons ATGGCAACTGATGTGGTGGTTCTACGACATGGTTCGGCGGTGGAAGCATCGTCCTGTAAGGCGGGACCGGGTTACGCCTCACCTCGAGAAGCCATGGCTGGCCCCAAAGAAGCTCTCCTTTATGTCACCTGTCTTTACACAG GGACTGGAAGACAAAAGCCTGATTACTTGGCAACTGTGGATGTTGATCCAACTTCTCCTACTTATTCAACAGTCATCCACAGGCTGTTTATGCCATATTTAGGTGATGAGTTGCATCATACAGGATGGAACTCATGCAGTTCTTGCCACACAGATCCATCTGCACAACGGCGTTTTCTGATCGTACCTGGACTGGT GTCTGGTCTTATTTATGTGGTGGACACAAAGACAGACCTGAAAGCCCCCTCATTGCATAAAGTGGTTGAATCTGAAGAGATCGTTCAGAAGACTGGCTTGGCATTTCCACACACATCTCATTGCTTGGCTTCTGGTGAAATAATGGTATCATGCCTAGGTGACAAAAATGGCAATGCAAAAGGAAATGGATTTCTTCTTCTCGATTCAGAATTTAATGTGAAAGGAAG GTGGGAGAAAGAAGGCCATAGTCCTGAGTTTGGCTATGATTTTTGGTACCAACCTCGACACAAGACAATGATCAGCTCATCAATGGGTGCTCCTGCTACTTTCACCAAAGGTTTCAATCTTGAAGATGTCTCTAATGGTCTATATGGGAGACATCTTTACGTATACAACTGGCCTGGTGGTGAACTAAAACAAACATTGGATCTTGGTAACACAGGGATAATACCTTTGGAG GTCGTAATATCAGTGAAACCATTGAAG TACAATATTGAGGACCCTAAAAATCCCAAGTTGACAGGCCAAGTCTGGGTTGGGGGACAAATTCAAAAGGGAAGCCCAGTTTTGGCCGAGGGAGAAGATGGTCAAACTTTCCAATTCGATGTTCCAAAAATCCAG GGACAGAAATTGAGAGGTGGACCACATAGGATGCAGATGAGCTTAGATGGGAAGCGACTTTACGTGACGAACTCACTTTTGAGCTCATGGGATTGCCAATTCTATCCTGAGATTATGGAGAAAGGTTCACACATGTTGCAGCTTGATGTTGATTCAGAGAATGGAGGTTTGGCTATCAACCCAAATTTCTTTGTGGACTTTGGAGCTGAACCTGATGGCCCTTCTCTTGCCCATGAAATGAGATATCCAGGAGGTGACTGCACTTCTGATATATGGGTTTAA
- the LOC133819882 gene encoding selenium-binding protein 2-like isoform X2, with protein sequence MATDVVVLRHGSAVEASSCKAGPGYASPREAMAGPKEALLYVTCLYTGTGRQKPDYLATVDVDPTSPTYSTVIHRLFMPYLGDELHHTGWNSCSSCHTDPSAQRRFLIVPGLVSGLIYVVDTKTDLKAPSLHKVVESEEIVQKTGLAFPHTSHCLASGEIMVSCLGDKNGNAKGNGFLLLDSEFNVKGRWEKEGHSPEFGYDFWYQPRHKTMISSSMGAPATFTKGFNLEDVSNGLYGRHLYVYNWPGGELKQTLDLGNTGIIPLEVVISVKPLKVQNWIFPDMPGLINDLLISLDDRFLYFVNWLHGDVRQYNIEDPKNPKLTGQVWVGGQIQKGSPVLAEGEDGQTFQFDVPKIQGQKLRGGPHRMQMSLDGKRLYVTNSLLSSWDCQFYPEIMEKGSHMLQLDVDSENGGLAINPNFFVDFGAEPDGPSLAHEMRYPGGDCTSDIWV encoded by the exons ATGGCAACTGATGTGGTGGTTCTACGACATGGTTCGGCGGTGGAAGCATCGTCCTGTAAGGCGGGACCGGGTTACGCCTCACCTCGAGAAGCCATGGCTGGCCCCAAAGAAGCTCTCCTTTATGTCACCTGTCTTTACACAG GGACTGGAAGACAAAAGCCTGATTACTTGGCAACTGTGGATGTTGATCCAACTTCTCCTACTTATTCAACAGTCATCCACAGGCTGTTTATGCCATATTTAGGTGATGAGTTGCATCATACAGGATGGAACTCATGCAGTTCTTGCCACACAGATCCATCTGCACAACGGCGTTTTCTGATCGTACCTGGACTGGT GTCTGGTCTTATTTATGTGGTGGACACAAAGACAGACCTGAAAGCCCCCTCATTGCATAAAGTGGTTGAATCTGAAGAGATCGTTCAGAAGACTGGCTTGGCATTTCCACACACATCTCATTGCTTGGCTTCTGGTGAAATAATGGTATCATGCCTAGGTGACAAAAATGGCAATGCAAAAGGAAATGGATTTCTTCTTCTCGATTCAGAATTTAATGTGAAAGGAAG GTGGGAGAAAGAAGGCCATAGTCCTGAGTTTGGCTATGATTTTTGGTACCAACCTCGACACAAGACAATGATCAGCTCATCAATGGGTGCTCCTGCTACTTTCACCAAAGGTTTCAATCTTGAAGATGTCTCTAATGGTCTATATGGGAGACATCTTTACGTATACAACTGGCCTGGTGGTGAACTAAAACAAACATTGGATCTTGGTAACACAGGGATAATACCTTTGGAG GTCGTAATATCAGTGAAACCATTGAAGGTACAGAACTGGATTTTTCCAGATATGCCTGGATTGATTAATGATTTACTAATCTCACTCGATGACCGCTTtttgtacttcgtgaactggctTCATGGTGATGTGAGGCAGTACAATATTGAGGACCCTAAAAATCCCAAGTTGACAGGCCAAGTCTGGGTTGGGGGACAAATTCAAAAGGGAAGCCCAGTTTTGGCCGAGGGAGAAGATGGTCAAACTTTCCAATTCGATGTTCCAAAAATCCAG GGACAGAAATTGAGAGGTGGACCACATAGGATGCAGATGAGCTTAGATGGGAAGCGACTTTACGTGACGAACTCACTTTTGAGCTCATGGGATTGCCAATTCTATCCTGAGATTATGGAGAAAGGTTCACACATGTTGCAGCTTGATGTTGATTCAGAGAATGGAGGTTTGGCTATCAACCCAAATTTCTTTGTGGACTTTGGAGCTGAACCTGATGGCCCTTCTCTTGCCCATGAAATGAGATATCCAGGAGGTGACTGCACTTCTGATATATGGGTTTAA
- the LOC133819882 gene encoding selenium-binding protein 2-like isoform X5 produces MATDVVVLRHGSAVEASSCKAGPGYASPREAMAGPKEALLYVTCLYTGTGRQKPDYLATVDVDPTSPTYSTVIHRLFMPYLGDELHHTGWNSCSSCHTDPSAQRRFLIVPGLVSGLIYVVDTKTDLKAPSLHKVVESEEIVQKTGLAFPHTSHCLASGEIMVSCLGDKNGNAKGNGFLLLDSEFNVKGRWEKEGHSPEFGYDFWYQPRHKTMISSSMGAPATFTKGFNLEDVSNGLYGRHLYVYNWPGGELKQTLDLGNTGIIPLEIRFLHDPSKDTGFVGAALTSNIVRFFKNPDDSWSHEGQKLRGGPHRMQMSLDGKRLYVTNSLLSSWDCQFYPEIMEKGSHMLQLDVDSENGGLAINPNFFVDFGAEPDGPSLAHEMRYPGGDCTSDIWV; encoded by the exons ATGGCAACTGATGTGGTGGTTCTACGACATGGTTCGGCGGTGGAAGCATCGTCCTGTAAGGCGGGACCGGGTTACGCCTCACCTCGAGAAGCCATGGCTGGCCCCAAAGAAGCTCTCCTTTATGTCACCTGTCTTTACACAG GGACTGGAAGACAAAAGCCTGATTACTTGGCAACTGTGGATGTTGATCCAACTTCTCCTACTTATTCAACAGTCATCCACAGGCTGTTTATGCCATATTTAGGTGATGAGTTGCATCATACAGGATGGAACTCATGCAGTTCTTGCCACACAGATCCATCTGCACAACGGCGTTTTCTGATCGTACCTGGACTGGT GTCTGGTCTTATTTATGTGGTGGACACAAAGACAGACCTGAAAGCCCCCTCATTGCATAAAGTGGTTGAATCTGAAGAGATCGTTCAGAAGACTGGCTTGGCATTTCCACACACATCTCATTGCTTGGCTTCTGGTGAAATAATGGTATCATGCCTAGGTGACAAAAATGGCAATGCAAAAGGAAATGGATTTCTTCTTCTCGATTCAGAATTTAATGTGAAAGGAAG GTGGGAGAAAGAAGGCCATAGTCCTGAGTTTGGCTATGATTTTTGGTACCAACCTCGACACAAGACAATGATCAGCTCATCAATGGGTGCTCCTGCTACTTTCACCAAAGGTTTCAATCTTGAAGATGTCTCTAATGGTCTATATGGGAGACATCTTTACGTATACAACTGGCCTGGTGGTGAACTAAAACAAACATTGGATCTTGGTAACACAGGGATAATACCTTTGGAG ATAAGGTTTCTGCACGATCCTTCGAAAGATACTGGATTTGTTGGAGCTGCCTTGACAAGTAACATAGTGAGGTTTTTCAAGAACCCAGACGACTCATGGAGCCACGAG GGACAGAAATTGAGAGGTGGACCACATAGGATGCAGATGAGCTTAGATGGGAAGCGACTTTACGTGACGAACTCACTTTTGAGCTCATGGGATTGCCAATTCTATCCTGAGATTATGGAGAAAGGTTCACACATGTTGCAGCTTGATGTTGATTCAGAGAATGGAGGTTTGGCTATCAACCCAAATTTCTTTGTGGACTTTGGAGCTGAACCTGATGGCCCTTCTCTTGCCCATGAAATGAGATATCCAGGAGGTGACTGCACTTCTGATATATGGGTTTAA
- the LOC133819882 gene encoding selenium-binding protein 2-like isoform X3, whose protein sequence is MATDVVVLRHGSAVEASSCKAGPGYASPREAMAGPKEALLYVTCLYTGTGRQKPDYLATVDVDPTSPTYSTVIHRLFMPYLGDELHHTGWNSCSSCHTDPSAQRRFLIVPGLVSGLIYVVDTKTDLKAPSLHKVVESEEIVQKTGLAFPHTSHCLASGEIMVSCLGDKNGNAKGNGFLLLDSEFNVKGRWEKEGHSPEFGYDFWYQPRHKTMISSSMGAPATFTKGFNLEDVSNGLYGRHLYVYNWPGGELKQTLDLGNTGIIPLEIRFLHDPSKDTGFVGAALTSNIVRFFKNPDDSWSHEVVISVKPLKYNIEDPKNPKLTGQVWVGGQIQKGSPVLAEGEDGQTFQFDVPKIQGQKLRGGPHRMQMSLDGKRLYVTNSLLSSWDCQFYPEIMEKGSHMLQLDVDSENGGLAINPNFFVDFGAEPDGPSLAHEMRYPGGDCTSDIWV, encoded by the exons ATGGCAACTGATGTGGTGGTTCTACGACATGGTTCGGCGGTGGAAGCATCGTCCTGTAAGGCGGGACCGGGTTACGCCTCACCTCGAGAAGCCATGGCTGGCCCCAAAGAAGCTCTCCTTTATGTCACCTGTCTTTACACAG GGACTGGAAGACAAAAGCCTGATTACTTGGCAACTGTGGATGTTGATCCAACTTCTCCTACTTATTCAACAGTCATCCACAGGCTGTTTATGCCATATTTAGGTGATGAGTTGCATCATACAGGATGGAACTCATGCAGTTCTTGCCACACAGATCCATCTGCACAACGGCGTTTTCTGATCGTACCTGGACTGGT GTCTGGTCTTATTTATGTGGTGGACACAAAGACAGACCTGAAAGCCCCCTCATTGCATAAAGTGGTTGAATCTGAAGAGATCGTTCAGAAGACTGGCTTGGCATTTCCACACACATCTCATTGCTTGGCTTCTGGTGAAATAATGGTATCATGCCTAGGTGACAAAAATGGCAATGCAAAAGGAAATGGATTTCTTCTTCTCGATTCAGAATTTAATGTGAAAGGAAG GTGGGAGAAAGAAGGCCATAGTCCTGAGTTTGGCTATGATTTTTGGTACCAACCTCGACACAAGACAATGATCAGCTCATCAATGGGTGCTCCTGCTACTTTCACCAAAGGTTTCAATCTTGAAGATGTCTCTAATGGTCTATATGGGAGACATCTTTACGTATACAACTGGCCTGGTGGTGAACTAAAACAAACATTGGATCTTGGTAACACAGGGATAATACCTTTGGAG ATAAGGTTTCTGCACGATCCTTCGAAAGATACTGGATTTGTTGGAGCTGCCTTGACAAGTAACATAGTGAGGTTTTTCAAGAACCCAGACGACTCATGGAGCCACGAG GTCGTAATATCAGTGAAACCATTGAAG TACAATATTGAGGACCCTAAAAATCCCAAGTTGACAGGCCAAGTCTGGGTTGGGGGACAAATTCAAAAGGGAAGCCCAGTTTTGGCCGAGGGAGAAGATGGTCAAACTTTCCAATTCGATGTTCCAAAAATCCAG GGACAGAAATTGAGAGGTGGACCACATAGGATGCAGATGAGCTTAGATGGGAAGCGACTTTACGTGACGAACTCACTTTTGAGCTCATGGGATTGCCAATTCTATCCTGAGATTATGGAGAAAGGTTCACACATGTTGCAGCTTGATGTTGATTCAGAGAATGGAGGTTTGGCTATCAACCCAAATTTCTTTGTGGACTTTGGAGCTGAACCTGATGGCCCTTCTCTTGCCCATGAAATGAGATATCCAGGAGGTGACTGCACTTCTGATATATGGGTTTAA
- the LOC133819882 gene encoding selenium-binding protein 2-like isoform X1, with protein MATDVVVLRHGSAVEASSCKAGPGYASPREAMAGPKEALLYVTCLYTGTGRQKPDYLATVDVDPTSPTYSTVIHRLFMPYLGDELHHTGWNSCSSCHTDPSAQRRFLIVPGLVSGLIYVVDTKTDLKAPSLHKVVESEEIVQKTGLAFPHTSHCLASGEIMVSCLGDKNGNAKGNGFLLLDSEFNVKGRWEKEGHSPEFGYDFWYQPRHKTMISSSMGAPATFTKGFNLEDVSNGLYGRHLYVYNWPGGELKQTLDLGNTGIIPLEIRFLHDPSKDTGFVGAALTSNIVRFFKNPDDSWSHEVVISVKPLKVQNWIFPDMPGLINDLLISLDDRFLYFVNWLHGDVRQYNIEDPKNPKLTGQVWVGGQIQKGSPVLAEGEDGQTFQFDVPKIQGQKLRGGPHRMQMSLDGKRLYVTNSLLSSWDCQFYPEIMEKGSHMLQLDVDSENGGLAINPNFFVDFGAEPDGPSLAHEMRYPGGDCTSDIWV; from the exons ATGGCAACTGATGTGGTGGTTCTACGACATGGTTCGGCGGTGGAAGCATCGTCCTGTAAGGCGGGACCGGGTTACGCCTCACCTCGAGAAGCCATGGCTGGCCCCAAAGAAGCTCTCCTTTATGTCACCTGTCTTTACACAG GGACTGGAAGACAAAAGCCTGATTACTTGGCAACTGTGGATGTTGATCCAACTTCTCCTACTTATTCAACAGTCATCCACAGGCTGTTTATGCCATATTTAGGTGATGAGTTGCATCATACAGGATGGAACTCATGCAGTTCTTGCCACACAGATCCATCTGCACAACGGCGTTTTCTGATCGTACCTGGACTGGT GTCTGGTCTTATTTATGTGGTGGACACAAAGACAGACCTGAAAGCCCCCTCATTGCATAAAGTGGTTGAATCTGAAGAGATCGTTCAGAAGACTGGCTTGGCATTTCCACACACATCTCATTGCTTGGCTTCTGGTGAAATAATGGTATCATGCCTAGGTGACAAAAATGGCAATGCAAAAGGAAATGGATTTCTTCTTCTCGATTCAGAATTTAATGTGAAAGGAAG GTGGGAGAAAGAAGGCCATAGTCCTGAGTTTGGCTATGATTTTTGGTACCAACCTCGACACAAGACAATGATCAGCTCATCAATGGGTGCTCCTGCTACTTTCACCAAAGGTTTCAATCTTGAAGATGTCTCTAATGGTCTATATGGGAGACATCTTTACGTATACAACTGGCCTGGTGGTGAACTAAAACAAACATTGGATCTTGGTAACACAGGGATAATACCTTTGGAG ATAAGGTTTCTGCACGATCCTTCGAAAGATACTGGATTTGTTGGAGCTGCCTTGACAAGTAACATAGTGAGGTTTTTCAAGAACCCAGACGACTCATGGAGCCACGAG GTCGTAATATCAGTGAAACCATTGAAGGTACAGAACTGGATTTTTCCAGATATGCCTGGATTGATTAATGATTTACTAATCTCACTCGATGACCGCTTtttgtacttcgtgaactggctTCATGGTGATGTGAGGCAGTACAATATTGAGGACCCTAAAAATCCCAAGTTGACAGGCCAAGTCTGGGTTGGGGGACAAATTCAAAAGGGAAGCCCAGTTTTGGCCGAGGGAGAAGATGGTCAAACTTTCCAATTCGATGTTCCAAAAATCCAG GGACAGAAATTGAGAGGTGGACCACATAGGATGCAGATGAGCTTAGATGGGAAGCGACTTTACGTGACGAACTCACTTTTGAGCTCATGGGATTGCCAATTCTATCCTGAGATTATGGAGAAAGGTTCACACATGTTGCAGCTTGATGTTGATTCAGAGAATGGAGGTTTGGCTATCAACCCAAATTTCTTTGTGGACTTTGGAGCTGAACCTGATGGCCCTTCTCTTGCCCATGAAATGAGATATCCAGGAGGTGACTGCACTTCTGATATATGGGTTTAA
- the LOC133819881 gene encoding selenium-binding protein 2-like, protein MATDDVVVLRHGAAVEAPCSKAGPGYASPREAMAGPKEALLYVTCLYTGTGRQKPDYLATVDVDPTSPTYSTVIHRLFMPYLGDELHHTGWNSCSSCHTDPSAERRFLIVPGLVSGRIYVVDTKTDPRAPSLHKVVESEEIVEKTGLAYPHTSHCLASGEIMVSCLGDRNGNAKGNGFLLLDSEFNVKGRWEKEGHSPEFGYDFWYQPRHKTMISSSWGAPAAFTKGFYLQDVSDGLYGRHLYVYSWPGGELKQTLDLGNTGMLPLETRFLHDPAKDTGFVAACLATNMVRFFKNPNNSWSHEVAISVKPLKVQNWILPEMPGLITYFLISLDDHFLYFTNWLHGDVRQYNIEDPKNPKLTGQVWVGGQIQKGSPVLAEGENGETFQFYVPEIQGHKLRGGPQMIQMSLDGKRLYVTNSLLSSWDRQFYPELMERGSHMLQLDVDSENGGLAINPTFFVDFGAEPDGPSLAHDIRVPGGDCTSDIWV, encoded by the exons GGACTGGAAGACAAAAGCCTGATTACTTGGCCACTGTGGATGTTGATCCAACTTCTCCTACTTATTCAACAGTCATCCACAGGCTGTTTATGCCATATTTAGGTGATGAGTTGCATCACACAGGGTGGAACTCGTGCAGTTCTTGCCACACAGATCCCTCTGCAGAGCGGCGTTTTCTGATCGTACCTGGACTAGT GTCTGGTCGCATTTATGTGGTCGACACAAAGACAGACCCGAGAGCCCCCTCATTGCATAAAGTGGTTGAATCTGAAGAGATCGTTGAGAAGACTGGTTTGGCATATCCACACACATCTCATTGCTTGGCTTCTGGTGAAATAATGGTATCATGCCTAGGTGACAGAAATGGCAATGCAAAAGGAAATGGATTTCTTCTTCTCGATTCAGAATTTAACGTGAAAGGAAG GTGGGAGAAAGAAGGGCATAGTCCTGAGTTTGGCTATGATTTTTGGTACCAACCTCGACACAAGACAATGATCAGCTCATCATGGGGTGCTCCTGCTGCTTTCACCAAAGGATTTTACCTTCAAGATGTTTCTGATGGTCTCTATGGAAGACATCTCTATGTATACAGTTGGCCTGGTGGTGAACTGAAACAGACATTAGATCTTGGTAACACTGGGATGTTACCATTGGAG ACGAGATTTCTTCATGATCCTGCCAAAGATACTGGATTTGTTGCAGCTTGCTTGGCAACTAACATGGTGAGGTTTTTCAAGAACCCGAACAACTCATGGAGCCACGAG GTTGCAATATCAGTGAAACCACTGAAGGTGCAGAACTGGATTCTCCCAGAAATGCCTGGACTGATTACTTATTTTCTGATCTCACTAGATGACCACTTTTTGTACTTTACAAATTGGCTTCATGGTGATGTGAGGCAGTACAATATTGAGGACCCTAAAAATCCCAAGTTGACAGGCCAAGTTTGGGTTGGAGGACAAATTCAAAAGGGAAGCCCAGTTTTAGCTGAGGGAGAAAATGGTGAAACTTTCCAGTTCTATGTTCCAGAAATCCAG GGACATAAATTGAGAGGCGGACCACAGATGATACAGATGAGCTTAGACGGGAAGCGGCTCTACGTGACGAACTCGCTTTTAAGCTCATGGGATCGCCAATTCTATCCCGAGCTTATGGAGAGAGGTTCACACATGTTGCAGCTTGATGTTGATTCTGAGAATGGAGGTTTGGCTATCAACCCAACATTCTTTGTGGACTTTGGAGCTGAACCTGATGGCCCTTCTCTTGCCCATGACATAAGAGTTCCAGGAGGTGACTGCACTTCAGATATATGGGTTTAA